In a genomic window of Helianthus annuus cultivar XRQ/B chromosome 10, HanXRQr2.0-SUNRISE, whole genome shotgun sequence:
- the LOC110881198 gene encoding uncharacterized protein LOC110881198 encodes MTFDVEVATGRTVSVSSILRDCTLELNNHVFPIDLIPMQLGSFDVIVGMDFLHENHAEVVCFDKMIHVSLSNGDQLCVYGEVLSKELKYMSCIQAGKYLRKRKEYTAFLPHIIVPVNEMKTVKVVPVVCDFPKVFPDDLPGLPPARDIDFRIDLVPGATPIAKASYRLAPSEMRE; translated from the coding sequence ATGACCTTTGACGtggaagttgccaccggaagaaccgttaGTGTTAGCTCTATTCTCCGTGactgtactctcgaactcaacaatcacgtcttcccgATCGATCTCATACCAATGCAGCTtggtagttttgacgtcatagtaggcatggattttcttcatgAGAATCATGCCGAagttgtttgtttcgataagatgattcatGTCTCCCTTTCAAACGGTGATCAATTATGTGTCTACGGTGAAGTACTCTCGAAGGAACTGAAgtatatgtcgtgtattcaagcagGTAAGTACTTACGCAAACGCAAGGAGTACACCGCTTTCTTACCCCATATCATTGTACCTGTGAATGAGATGAAAACTGTGAAAGTCGTCCCGGTTGTTTGTGATTTTCCTAAAGTTTTTCCCGACGATTTGCCTGGTTTACCCCCTGCtcgtgatattgattttcgtattgatttAGTTCCAGGTGCTACACCTATTGCGAAAGCTTCGTATCGCCTTGCACCCTCTGAAATGCGCGAGTGA